A genomic window from Pecten maximus chromosome 6, xPecMax1.1, whole genome shotgun sequence includes:
- the LOC117329499 gene encoding probable bifunctional dTTP/UTP pyrophosphatase/methyltransferase protein isoform X1, which produces MMLQSIISSLNSHKIVLASGSPRRKTILQNHVGMVFDVVPSTFEENIDKSLPPIEYVRETAKQKALEVAQRLCIGDGSPDLIISADTVVKQDNMIFEKPKDRQDAFNMIMRFSDRKHSVCTGVTLVCPVNSTAFTGSKVEGYENLLMTQFHESTDVMMAKLTPEIVNAYIDTGECMDKAGGYGIQAIGASLVEGIYGDYYNVMGFPLHRFCKELLEIYNKK; this is translated from the exons ATGATGTTGCAATCGATTATATCTTCACTAAATTCCCACAAAATTGTTTTAGCGAGTGGATCTCCACGAAGGAAAACAATTCTGCAAAACCATGTC GGAATGGTATTTGATGTAGTCCCATCGACATTTGAGGAAAACATTGACAAAAGTCTTCCTCCAATTGAATATGTACGAGAGACGGCTAAACAGAAGGCGTTGGAGGTGGCTCAGAGACTTTGTATTGGAGAT GGATCACCGGATTTGATTATCAGTGCTGATACTGTGGTAAAACAAGATAACATGATATTTGAAAAACCAAAAGACCGCCAGGATGCATTCAATATGATAATGAG ATTTAGTGACAGAAAGCATTCAGTGTGTACAGGTGTTACATTAGTGTGTCCTGTGAATTCTACAG CTTTTACCGGATCAAAAGTTGAGGGCTATGAGAACTTATTGATGACACAGTTCCACGAGTCAACAGATGTGATGATGGCTAAGTTAACCCCAGAGATCGTCAATGCTTACATAGACACAGGAGAATGCAT GGACAAAGCAGGTGGCTACGGCATCCAGGCAATCGGAgcatccttggtggaagggaTCTATGGCGATTATTACAACGTGATGGGATTTCCTCTCCACCGATTCTGTAAAGAACTGCtagaaatatacaataaaaagtGA
- the LOC117329499 gene encoding probable bifunctional dTTP/UTP pyrophosphatase/methyltransferase protein isoform X2 has protein sequence MVFDVVPSTFEENIDKSLPPIEYVRETAKQKALEVAQRLCIGDGSPDLIISADTVVKQDNMIFEKPKDRQDAFNMIMRFSDRKHSVCTGVTLVCPVNSTAFTGSKVEGYENLLMTQFHESTDVMMAKLTPEIVNAYIDTGECMDKAGGYGIQAIGASLVEGIYGDYYNVMGFPLHRFCKELLEIYNKK, from the exons ATGGTATTTGATGTAGTCCCATCGACATTTGAGGAAAACATTGACAAAAGTCTTCCTCCAATTGAATATGTACGAGAGACGGCTAAACAGAAGGCGTTGGAGGTGGCTCAGAGACTTTGTATTGGAGAT GGATCACCGGATTTGATTATCAGTGCTGATACTGTGGTAAAACAAGATAACATGATATTTGAAAAACCAAAAGACCGCCAGGATGCATTCAATATGATAATGAG ATTTAGTGACAGAAAGCATTCAGTGTGTACAGGTGTTACATTAGTGTGTCCTGTGAATTCTACAG CTTTTACCGGATCAAAAGTTGAGGGCTATGAGAACTTATTGATGACACAGTTCCACGAGTCAACAGATGTGATGATGGCTAAGTTAACCCCAGAGATCGTCAATGCTTACATAGACACAGGAGAATGCAT GGACAAAGCAGGTGGCTACGGCATCCAGGCAATCGGAgcatccttggtggaagggaTCTATGGCGATTATTACAACGTGATGGGATTTCCTCTCCACCGATTCTGTAAAGAACTGCtagaaatatacaataaaaagtGA